One region of Sulfurisphaera ohwakuensis genomic DNA includes:
- a CDS encoding tetratricopeptide repeat protein translates to MNIEELIEQGKFEEAIKELKGDDEDTKLLRGFLLYRLGKYDEAIKEVSNVDRLESYYIKFECYKGLGKKEDAIKSLEEGINKYPLSHVLYYILAQYYFEEGDLDKALNYVDKSLGILPISYDYKFLKAKILFSKENYEDALVYLNDVISMNPKNIEARVMKAMCYYNVGLKMDALSEINKALDIDKNNVNLHFLKGKIYFETGFYKLALAEFKTALRLSPTADMYYHVALSYYMLGLHKDANMFIDKAISLEEKGRYYALKARVMKELSDLAKAKEFAAKAIKLDPDTRKELEDLL, encoded by the coding sequence GTGAACATTGAGGAACTAATAGAACAAGGTAAATTTGAAGAGGCAATAAAAGAATTGAAAGGCGATGATGAAGACACAAAACTTCTTAGGGGTTTTCTGCTCTATAGACTAGGTAAATATGATGAGGCAATAAAAGAAGTTAGCAATGTGGATAGGTTAGAGAGTTATTATATTAAATTCGAATGCTATAAAGGTTTAGGTAAGAAAGAAGATGCTATAAAAAGTCTAGAAGAAGGAATAAATAAGTACCCTTTAAGTCACGTGCTTTATTATATATTAGCTCAATATTATTTTGAAGAAGGAGATTTGGATAAAGCACTAAACTACGTTGATAAGTCTCTTGGTATTTTACCCATAAGTTACGATTATAAGTTTTTAAAAGCAAAGATTCTCTTTTCTAAGGAGAACTACGAAGACGCTCTAGTTTATTTAAATGACGTTATTTCTATGAATCCTAAGAATATTGAGGCTAGAGTAATGAAAGCTATGTGTTATTATAACGTTGGACTAAAAATGGATGCACTATCAGAGATAAATAAAGCTTTGGACATTGATAAAAATAATGTTAATCTTCATTTTCTTAAGGGAAAGATATATTTTGAAACTGGATTCTATAAATTGGCTTTAGCGGAGTTTAAAACTGCATTGCGATTATCCCCGACAGCAGATATGTACTATCATGTTGCTCTCTCCTATTATATGTTAGGCTTACATAAAGACGCTAATATGTTCATTGATAAGGCTATAAGCCTTGAGGAGAAAGGGAGATATTATGCGTTGAAAGCTAGAGTAATGAAAGAACTGAGTGATTTAGCTAAAGCTAAGGAATTTGCAGCTAAGGCTATTAAGTTAGATCCAGATACCAGAAAAGAACTAGAGGATTTACTTTAA
- a CDS encoding twin-arginine translocation signal domain-containing protein has protein sequence MSNLKLTRRDFLKLSGITALTTAILLEGGSVIDKVFRGQEDFTYTLNYPNDEVVYGNCFQCLGRCSLEIVRTPQGFPRFITGTIGWHINDGGVCPRGASDVYYYFAPARLRFPLLRAGDRGSGKWIAIDYDTAYDIIVNGVNASSWNKLGISPQQLGVSNFPGLLKIREENPHALAFFQGRDQLIPGITAGFFAGNYGTANAGAHGGFCSMNVYTAGVYVTGAPVWEYAGPDEERAQYFILAGLAGDHFPNWMRRIIARIRENGGKVVTIAPERFGFYSVSDEHLFINPATDGALAMGWIRVLVDFHYYVYKAYLASTGQGAPVLNPQTLQPVSPAYDPSTGQLIMQTVAPNGQVVQLPQFGDIPQTALFPHIDEEFLRYYTNLSWLVIVNPNPQNGDCLDPTDPTAGNNVGLHLRMPVSNEEYSSSHPWLEAIMGNDGNVYSYVDTPWQKGVFPIITLDELPSSMQSQIVQVPYKLKNGQVVKVPAIQVTVPKALGSNETITLTVTTAFELFRAELLNYDPYTPYQQSPQYGALNVANVTGIPHNTIVRIANEIATVAFQKAIYEPAKWVDYLGRYHDHVVGRPVSIYFMRGLAAHANGFHSAAAYYYLVLVIGAWDNPGADLYKYPYPHYFPGHAVPPHPLANTPTLDPEIASAIQGSNLTFPKTRSGFLKTEYIYNDGTVDIKNVTIVGAGPYGFPDGPDDLVIYKTGRPLLVDRGYSWEIPLTTQRSISAVAYTTYFMNKYPNQVVPYTIQAMMWYITAPYWNNAYTLTDLLQKVTEKDNNGNYVIPFTISIDLFMQETNNVVDLIIPDLSFLEIYGFHSTFDRPTSLPQGPSDSLNWPVLPAMYPVLSAGDFLLTLAWLLRIYPNQSNNIDPTKNPHYTTQDPVTGLPLISPVTVHDPITGTTILQQGQPGLISSGMYILKGGILLAGYGSNFEYILTDAEGKQSPNPQQLKLYASFVPNGANQQDVINQILSSVPQGQTFSTAQTYKIAANQRSSGIEHYFRIPVQFQPKLQQMLQNIITKYAAGQMTLEDINPGFVKVGKGGAVYVLPPSIRYMRNVNMFYFKGWGAYMPGAYGPIGLPYVHRIYLEYLQKFRLAAAGRWQGYNAAYYYFYLKTGNSSFLVKSVLPNDSYGQALAKNILDYHRPFGGYYPPPAWNSELTSDGIDLNEYPLTFFVRRHDRTYHSWSFNVPWLTAIMPYTPVMLSSADPYVKSMGIQSGDFVQFEAVNEPWSGGLRTTLTAIAFLDNATRPGAAWVVVSAQALPNFRGMTPDSPQVKYSILNNWANISYMPPSRGGQLSPQSDNAFPIMYLDPITGQTAWHDSRIKIVGKVSATKTSVAANRFVYMGQDFSNQDILSVIVNQMGGQISVSGASNGAPFAQAVDIPHLRFNANNMQSTSLWSYVAPYSLASNNYQLGNYKIRYGFAGESSSS, from the coding sequence ATGAGTAATTTAAAACTAACGCGAAGAGATTTTCTAAAACTATCCGGTATCACAGCGTTAACAACGGCTATTTTGCTTGAAGGTGGTTCAGTAATAGATAAAGTGTTCAGAGGACAAGAGGATTTCACTTATACACTAAATTATCCTAATGATGAAGTAGTTTATGGTAATTGTTTCCAATGTCTTGGTAGGTGTTCATTAGAAATTGTGAGAACACCACAAGGTTTTCCTAGATTTATAACTGGTACCATAGGGTGGCACATTAATGATGGAGGAGTCTGCCCAAGAGGTGCTTCAGATGTATATTACTATTTTGCTCCAGCAAGATTAAGATTTCCGCTACTAAGGGCAGGTGACCGTGGAAGTGGTAAATGGATTGCAATAGACTATGATACTGCTTATGATATAATTGTAAACGGGGTAAATGCATCTAGTTGGAATAAACTAGGTATATCACCACAACAATTAGGAGTCAGTAACTTCCCCGGATTACTAAAAATTAGAGAAGAAAATCCACACGCTTTAGCTTTCTTCCAAGGAAGAGACCAATTAATTCCTGGGATAACTGCTGGGTTTTTTGCAGGTAATTATGGAACAGCAAATGCTGGAGCACATGGTGGCTTCTGTTCAATGAACGTTTATACCGCTGGAGTTTACGTTACTGGTGCTCCAGTTTGGGAATATGCAGGGCCAGATGAGGAAAGGGCCCAATATTTTATATTAGCCGGGTTAGCTGGAGATCACTTTCCTAACTGGATGAGAAGGATTATTGCTAGGATAAGGGAAAACGGAGGTAAGGTAGTCACAATAGCTCCAGAAAGATTCGGTTTTTACTCAGTTTCTGATGAGCATTTATTCATAAACCCAGCTACTGATGGAGCATTAGCTATGGGATGGATAAGGGTATTAGTTGATTTTCACTATTATGTGTATAAGGCTTATTTAGCATCAACTGGGCAAGGAGCTCCTGTCCTTAACCCACAAACATTACAACCAGTTTCTCCAGCTTACGATCCTTCAACCGGGCAATTAATAATGCAGACAGTAGCTCCAAATGGGCAAGTAGTTCAATTACCTCAATTTGGTGATATTCCGCAAACCGCCTTATTTCCACATATTGATGAGGAATTCTTAAGATATTATACAAACTTGTCATGGTTGGTTATAGTTAACCCTAATCCTCAAAATGGTGATTGTTTAGACCCAACCGATCCTACAGCTGGTAATAATGTAGGTTTACATTTAAGAATGCCAGTATCAAATGAAGAATATTCTTCATCACATCCATGGTTAGAGGCTATCATGGGAAATGATGGTAATGTTTACTCTTATGTAGATACTCCGTGGCAAAAAGGAGTATTTCCAATTATAACGTTAGATGAATTACCATCTTCAATGCAGAGCCAAATAGTCCAAGTACCATACAAATTAAAGAATGGGCAAGTTGTAAAAGTTCCAGCAATTCAAGTTACTGTTCCTAAAGCTTTAGGTAGTAATGAAACTATAACGCTAACTGTAACTACTGCTTTTGAACTGTTTAGAGCTGAATTACTGAATTACGATCCTTACACACCTTACCAACAATCTCCTCAATATGGTGCTTTAAATGTTGCTAATGTTACTGGAATACCTCATAATACTATTGTTAGGATAGCCAATGAAATAGCTACTGTAGCATTCCAGAAAGCCATTTATGAGCCAGCTAAATGGGTTGATTATTTAGGTAGATATCACGATCATGTTGTTGGAAGGCCAGTCTCAATTTATTTTATGAGAGGACTTGCCGCACACGCTAATGGTTTCCATAGTGCTGCTGCATATTATTATTTAGTCTTAGTAATAGGTGCATGGGACAATCCAGGCGCTGACCTATATAAATATCCGTATCCTCACTATTTCCCAGGTCATGCTGTACCTCCTCATCCATTAGCTAATACACCAACTTTAGATCCAGAAATTGCAAGTGCAATACAAGGAAGTAATTTAACATTCCCTAAGACTAGGTCTGGATTCCTAAAGACAGAGTACATTTATAATGACGGTACTGTAGATATTAAGAACGTAACTATTGTTGGTGCTGGTCCTTACGGATTCCCAGATGGTCCAGATGATTTAGTAATATATAAAACTGGAAGACCTTTACTAGTAGATAGAGGATATAGTTGGGAAATTCCGTTAACAACTCAAAGATCAATTAGTGCTGTTGCTTATACAACATATTTTATGAACAAATATCCTAACCAAGTTGTTCCTTATACTATTCAAGCAATGATGTGGTATATTACTGCACCCTACTGGAATAATGCTTATACTCTAACAGATCTTTTACAAAAAGTAACAGAGAAAGATAATAATGGAAATTATGTTATTCCATTCACAATAAGCATAGATCTCTTTATGCAAGAAACAAATAATGTGGTAGATTTAATAATCCCAGACTTATCCTTCCTAGAAATTTATGGTTTTCATTCTACGTTCGATAGACCAACTAGTTTACCTCAAGGACCGTCTGATTCATTAAATTGGCCTGTGTTACCAGCAATGTATCCAGTTCTAAGCGCTGGAGATTTCTTATTAACATTAGCATGGCTCTTAAGAATATATCCCAATCAGAGTAATAATATTGATCCAACAAAGAATCCACACTATACAACACAAGATCCAGTAACCGGATTACCATTAATTAGTCCGGTCACTGTGCACGATCCAATAACTGGAACTACAATATTACAACAAGGTCAGCCAGGATTAATATCATCTGGCATGTATATCTTAAAGGGCGGGATCTTATTAGCCGGTTACGGAAGTAACTTTGAGTATATACTTACAGATGCTGAAGGCAAACAATCACCTAATCCTCAACAGTTAAAGTTGTATGCATCTTTTGTACCCAATGGTGCTAATCAACAAGATGTTATAAATCAGATATTAAGCAGTGTACCACAAGGACAAACTTTCTCAACAGCTCAAACATATAAGATTGCTGCTAACCAGAGGTCTAGTGGTATTGAGCATTACTTCAGAATTCCGGTTCAATTCCAGCCTAAATTACAACAAATGCTTCAAAATATAATAACAAAGTATGCTGCTGGACAAATGACACTAGAGGATATTAACCCAGGATTTGTGAAGGTTGGAAAAGGAGGAGCAGTTTATGTCTTACCACCATCAATAAGGTATATGAGAAACGTAAACATGTTCTACTTTAAAGGCTGGGGTGCCTATATGCCTGGAGCCTACGGACCAATTGGCCTACCTTACGTACATAGAATATACTTAGAATATTTACAGAAGTTTAGGTTAGCTGCTGCTGGGAGATGGCAAGGATATAATGCGGCTTATTATTATTTCTATCTGAAAACTGGCAACTCATCATTCTTAGTTAAAAGTGTCTTACCCAATGATTCATATGGTCAAGCTTTAGCTAAGAATATACTTGATTATCATAGACCATTCGGAGGCTATTATCCACCTCCAGCATGGAACTCCGAGCTTACTTCTGATGGTATTGACTTAAATGAATACCCATTAACATTCTTTGTAAGGAGACATGATAGGACTTATCATTCATGGAGTTTTAATGTACCGTGGTTAACTGCAATAATGCCATATACTCCAGTTATGTTAAGTTCTGCTGATCCTTACGTGAAAAGTATGGGAATTCAAAGCGGTGATTTTGTACAATTTGAAGCTGTTAATGAACCATGGTCCGGAGGACTAAGGACTACATTAACAGCCATAGCATTCTTAGACAATGCAACTAGGCCCGGTGCTGCTTGGGTAGTGGTTTCAGCTCAAGCTTTACCAAACTTTAGAGGTATGACCCCAGATTCTCCGCAAGTAAAGTATAGTATATTGAACAACTGGGCTAATATCTCATACATGCCACCATCTAGGGGTGGTCAATTGTCACCACAGAGTGATAATGCTTTCCCAATAATGTATTTAGATCCAATAACTGGGCAAACTGCATGGCATGATAGCAGAATAAAAATTGTCGGTAAAGTGTCAGCAACTAAAACAAGTGTTGCAGCAAATAGGTTTGTTTATATGGGTCAGGATTTCTCTAACCAAGATATATTGTCGGTAATTGTTAACCAGATGGGTGGACAAATAAGTGTAAGCGGGGCAAGTAATGGTGCACCATTTGCACAAGCAGTAGATATACCGCATCTAAGATTTAACGCCAACAATATGCAGTCTACGTCTCTGTGGAGTTATGTAGCTCCTTACTCTCTGGCATCTAATAATTACCAGTTAGGTAATTATAAGATAAGGTATGGTTTTGCGGGTGAATCCTCATCAAGTTAG
- the nrfD gene encoding NrfD/PsrC family molybdoenzyme membrane anchor subunit gives MGQFTAPAPPPYGIQAPIQQINEYPLWGTEVALALYFTEVAGMLMAIIGALELTGKYPSMAKKGAPTVFVSTILAFAFFAYDLGRPLAATSSPIEALINFSHSWMARGIIFVSGLLLFSLLYMFSIFLKLPQKLARSSRITFAVLGMLFGIFATTYSGFEFAATTGIPFWNNAGIPLLFLAGGVFVGSGIGYILAFVTKGDEGIMARRLMAKLLAFSGIAELASWFLFLATVNFIYVFDEIAYDYLLSQSTFYIDLTLSALAVLISGGGTLVFSFRMMPMPKEASKSLGEIKPVDLPTAVKYAVLIAAIFAIVAAYLTRADILFAGQYAYQVAPMTPFQIVSNQPIPVGSFGWRG, from the coding sequence ATGGGACAATTTACAGCTCCAGCACCTCCCCCTTACGGAATACAAGCACCAATACAGCAGATAAACGAATATCCTTTATGGGGAACAGAAGTAGCATTAGCATTATATTTTACTGAAGTCGCCGGTATGCTAATGGCTATAATAGGTGCTTTAGAGCTAACTGGAAAATATCCAAGTATGGCTAAGAAAGGTGCTCCTACTGTATTTGTATCAACCATATTAGCATTTGCATTTTTTGCTTATGACCTAGGAAGACCGTTAGCTGCAACATCCTCACCAATTGAGGCTTTAATAAACTTTTCCCACTCTTGGATGGCTAGAGGTATAATATTTGTCTCAGGATTACTACTATTTTCCTTACTGTATATGTTCTCCATATTCCTAAAATTACCACAAAAATTGGCTAGGAGTTCGAGAATTACATTTGCAGTTCTTGGAATGTTATTTGGAATATTTGCAACAACATATAGTGGTTTTGAATTTGCAGCTACTACAGGAATTCCATTTTGGAATAATGCTGGTATACCATTATTATTCTTAGCTGGTGGTGTTTTCGTAGGTTCTGGTATCGGTTATATTTTAGCATTCGTAACTAAAGGTGATGAAGGAATAATGGCTAGAAGATTAATGGCAAAACTTTTAGCTTTCTCTGGAATTGCGGAATTAGCCTCATGGTTCTTATTCCTAGCAACTGTGAACTTTATTTATGTATTTGATGAAATAGCCTATGATTATTTACTATCACAAAGTACATTTTATATAGATCTAACACTATCCGCTCTTGCTGTACTAATTTCTGGAGGAGGAACTCTTGTATTTTCATTTAGAATGATGCCTATGCCAAAAGAAGCGAGCAAATCATTAGGTGAGATAAAACCAGTGGATTTACCAACAGCAGTAAAGTACGCAGTTCTAATAGCAGCTATTTTCGCAATAGTTGCCGCATATCTAACTAGAGCTGACATATTGTTTGCTGGACAATATGCATACCAAGTTGCACCAATGACACCTTTCCAGATAGTAAGTAATCAACCAATACCAGTAGGAAGTTTTGGATGGAGAGGTTAG
- a CDS encoding winged helix-turn-helix transcriptional regulator: MLGTPLVISDFLLFLLKESMILSSLKNIDPSVLEVISRFKLHFLVLLSAKSSIKELKILSKLTIIGPLSSYKLSQELGMPSATAWRILKKLCKEGYVQKGEKSFSITPKGLAILFKNYHDDKIRKVVAKRLKEIWNYEGSVDEIYYLLKDMVDLIDKGKIDIKNICLNYPASLAGFLYPLAGELSEETKKVIAHYMLKTFPSTNLTPYCRGIISFDNRATPYLIAVECKVEGIKLNHYCELLQKLYNKNSIS; encoded by the coding sequence ATGTTAGGAACACCGCTCGTAATTTCTGATTTCCTTCTTTTTTTATTAAAAGAGAGTATGATACTCTCGAGCCTAAAGAACATAGACCCATCGGTCCTTGAAGTAATATCCAGATTTAAATTACATTTTCTAGTTTTATTATCTGCAAAAAGTTCAATAAAGGAATTAAAAATACTATCTAAGTTAACTATAATAGGACCCTTGTCTTCATATAAACTTTCGCAAGAACTAGGAATGCCGTCAGCAACTGCATGGAGAATTTTAAAGAAACTTTGTAAGGAAGGGTATGTACAAAAAGGAGAAAAGAGCTTTAGCATAACACCTAAAGGACTCGCTATTCTCTTTAAAAATTATCATGATGATAAAATACGAAAAGTTGTAGCTAAAAGGCTAAAGGAAATTTGGAACTATGAAGGTAGCGTGGACGAAATTTACTACTTGCTTAAGGATATGGTTGATTTAATTGATAAAGGAAAGATAGATATTAAAAACATTTGTCTTAATTATCCAGCATCATTAGCAGGATTTTTGTATCCTCTAGCTGGTGAATTGTCTGAAGAAACAAAAAAAGTAATAGCACATTACATGCTAAAAACATTCCCTTCAACTAATTTAACCCCCTATTGTAGGGGAATAATATCATTTGATAATAGAGCTACTCCGTATCTTATAGCTGTAGAATGTAAAGTTGAAGGAATAAAATTAAACCATTATTGTGAGTTATTACAAAAATTATATAACAAAAATTCTATAAGTTAA
- a CDS encoding HAD family hydrolase has translation MYVFAFNFLNTIAKVPDNTIKDINELQCVITTYTLAKVYVPYSVLLQAKGVKLDKLEIYHDSLLLEEISYRARIFIITNLEKKFVKEFLLRNNIDVFVQDVISAEEIKRYKPSPEFFDYLAKRTNSVKGAITIISSNPHDIIVAKSMGFKAYWLNRSNLQYPFPANLQPDNILKSITSLAESTAQHKVDSSMGDSALRCT, from the coding sequence ATGTACGTATTTGCATTTAATTTTCTAAACACAATAGCTAAAGTCCCAGATAATACAATTAAAGATATAAATGAGTTACAATGCGTAATTACTACTTATACGCTAGCTAAGGTTTATGTTCCCTATTCTGTTCTATTGCAAGCAAAAGGAGTTAAATTGGATAAGTTAGAAATTTATCATGATTCTTTATTGTTAGAGGAAATAAGTTATAGGGCTAGAATCTTTATAATTACTAATCTTGAAAAGAAATTTGTTAAAGAATTTTTATTGAGAAATAACATAGATGTGTTTGTTCAAGATGTTATTTCGGCTGAGGAGATAAAGAGATACAAGCCTTCACCAGAATTTTTTGACTATCTTGCTAAAAGGACTAATAGTGTTAAAGGAGCTATTACTATAATATCCTCAAATCCACATGATATAATAGTGGCAAAGTCTATGGGATTTAAGGCTTACTGGTTGAATCGCAGTAATCTGCAATATCCCTTCCCAGCTAATTTACAACCAGACAATATTCTAAAATCTATTACGTCTTTAGCGGAGTCAACTGCACAGCATAAAGTTGATTCAAGTATGGGAGATTCAGCTCTAAGGTGTACGTAA
- a CDS encoding 4Fe-4S dicluster domain-containing protein, with the protein MNIGLVVSKKAREFLTDEFLVKIYKESGIPYVAEFGDYLANDVRDNELQGLLIVSEYDMSKFVADADERLGLNPLAIEVLPLSWFSNKSENYRFALLMAYIRKLSRQELVYRLQPVKNVTISRRSLIKFKLYEYRPYPVLFDSIFAEREINTLISSCPKGILAKTIEGVGVTSPENCSYCGYCATKGYLGYLEMPTFTTDQLVYFINTINYYDEKAKAIIFTKFRDILFQEAYYPLLLPSLASVPDVFLYVTYASGLVPVLLIDNEINEIEKKRLDEIPAYFPGSKLPIYKIKIEELQNLELKNELRKSLIPEELPLRKYRRRNLYLWAIEEMRNKVKLDEEAEVPDIYFVSIDPEKCVLCGVCVRACQMMVPDLKNINDTMLLEYNIPMCIGSQRCVKNCPESAIKVERFAKIKELKKITVNKAVIAKCRYCGKPIGSVKVKNKVDSLLIGMGFSGTAQYTDVCNECKQKMLTKVWLENYLRLKGGK; encoded by the coding sequence TTGAATATTGGATTAGTTGTTAGCAAGAAGGCTAGGGAATTTTTGACAGACGAATTTCTAGTTAAAATTTATAAAGAAAGCGGAATTCCTTATGTAGCTGAATTCGGTGATTATTTAGCTAATGATGTTAGAGATAATGAATTACAAGGTCTTCTAATAGTTTCCGAGTACGATATGAGTAAGTTTGTTGCTGATGCAGATGAAAGACTAGGCTTAAATCCTCTAGCAATAGAGGTTTTGCCCCTTTCCTGGTTTTCTAATAAGAGCGAGAATTATAGATTTGCTTTACTCATGGCTTACATAAGAAAGCTATCAAGACAAGAACTTGTGTATAGATTACAGCCCGTAAAAAACGTTACCATTTCAAGGCGTTCGCTAATTAAGTTTAAGCTTTATGAATATAGGCCTTATCCTGTTCTCTTTGATTCTATTTTTGCTGAAAGGGAAATTAACACACTTATTTCCTCATGTCCTAAAGGGATATTAGCTAAAACTATTGAGGGAGTTGGAGTAACTTCTCCAGAAAATTGTTCATATTGTGGTTATTGTGCTACTAAAGGTTATCTAGGTTATTTAGAGATGCCAACATTTACGACTGATCAGTTGGTTTATTTCATTAACACTATAAATTATTATGATGAGAAGGCTAAAGCTATAATATTTACTAAATTTAGGGATATTCTTTTTCAAGAGGCTTATTATCCCTTATTGTTACCATCTTTAGCTTCAGTTCCAGATGTTTTCCTTTACGTTACTTATGCATCTGGATTAGTCCCAGTGTTGCTAATTGATAATGAAATTAATGAGATTGAAAAAAAGAGACTAGATGAAATTCCCGCTTACTTCCCTGGCTCAAAACTACCTATTTATAAAATTAAGATTGAGGAGTTACAAAACCTTGAGTTAAAAAATGAGCTAAGGAAATCCTTAATACCAGAAGAATTACCATTAAGGAAGTATAGGAGAAGAAACCTATATTTATGGGCTATTGAAGAAATGAGGAATAAGGTGAAGCTTGACGAAGAAGCAGAAGTTCCAGATATCTATTTCGTCTCTATAGATCCAGAAAAGTGCGTTTTATGTGGTGTTTGCGTTAGGGCTTGTCAAATGATGGTTCCTGATTTGAAGAATATTAATGATACCATGTTGCTTGAATATAATATTCCAATGTGTATTGGTTCTCAAAGGTGTGTTAAAAACTGTCCAGAGAGTGCTATAAAGGTCGAGAGGTTTGCTAAAATAAAGGAGTTAAAGAAGATTACCGTAAATAAGGCTGTTATTGCTAAGTGCAGATATTGTGGTAAGCCGATAGGTTCTGTAAAGGTTAAAAATAAGGTAGACTCCCTTCTGATAGGTATGGGATTTTCTGGTACGGCACAGTACACCGATGTCTGCAATGAGTGTAAACAAAAAATGTTAACGAAGGTCTGGCTTGAAAATTACCTGAGGCTGAAAGGAGGTAAATAA
- a CDS encoding 4Fe-4S dicluster domain-containing protein, whose protein sequence is MSSITLNPKEGGIQKSLPFTPKKNYAIITDLNKCFGCAGCQMSCKEWNTSGMFGPLPDLNPYGELDVMFWLRVLYVEVGNYPQTKVYNIPINCFHCMNAPCVPVCPVGATFKREEDGIVLVDYNECIGTKYCIYACPYGNRFFDYVEGVTKKCTHCFDRIYDPTLPPEERIPACIHGCMVQARIWADRLDPTDPGNILFIDKGGFVLGPETGANPASGYLPWRSEYAADNDVELLSESEYYDVWTSNGVVILGSQGNNSTYTEQNGNSSS, encoded by the coding sequence ATGTCCTCTATAACTTTAAATCCGAAAGAAGGTGGAATTCAAAAATCCCTTCCTTTCACACCTAAGAAAAACTATGCTATAATAACAGACTTAAACAAATGTTTTGGCTGTGCAGGCTGTCAAATGTCATGTAAAGAATGGAACACCTCTGGAATGTTCGGACCATTACCAGATCTAAATCCCTATGGAGAATTGGACGTTATGTTCTGGCTGAGAGTACTTTATGTTGAAGTTGGTAACTATCCTCAAACTAAGGTTTACAACATTCCAATAAACTGTTTCCATTGTATGAATGCTCCATGCGTACCAGTATGTCCAGTGGGTGCTACATTTAAGAGAGAAGAAGATGGGATAGTCCTAGTTGATTATAATGAGTGTATAGGAACAAAATACTGTATTTATGCATGTCCTTATGGTAATAGATTCTTCGATTATGTTGAAGGTGTAACAAAGAAGTGTACACACTGTTTCGATAGAATTTATGATCCAACATTACCGCCAGAAGAAAGAATTCCGGCATGTATTCACGGCTGTATGGTTCAAGCAAGAATTTGGGCTGATAGATTGGATCCAACTGATCCTGGTAATATATTGTTTATAGATAAAGGTGGATTTGTTCTAGGTCCAGAAACTGGTGCTAATCCAGCTAGTGGTTATTTACCATGGCGTAGTGAATACGCTGCTGATAATGATGTTGAATTGCTTAGCGAGTCAGAATATTATGATGTATGGACTTCAAACGGTGTAGTTATTTTAGGATCTCAAGGAAATAATTCTACATATACAGAACAGAATGGTAATTCTTCAAGTTAA
- a CDS encoding TorD/DmsD family molecular chaperone yields the protein MSSLLEISSMRFLVYDTFSHLFLYNYYEEDYTQLMKKLEKIKDIQEINSIVNFKTIWEKLSTSKRSDYLIEYTTLFLTGLGVKPLTPVESKRFFSLMGERVAKFRKDDIIRFYNSRRLKLNYMNQFVFEEDHISNILAFMAYLIKEEISLRRERRDVYKNLMDQKNFFITHIQGWVPDWINDVINDPRADIFKIVCRELKKWIDFENSYLLGGGKN from the coding sequence ATGTCTTCTCTTCTTGAAATCTCTTCTATGAGATTTTTAGTATATGATACTTTTTCGCACTTATTCCTTTACAATTATTATGAAGAGGATTATACCCAGTTAATGAAAAAATTGGAAAAGATAAAAGATATTCAAGAAATAAATTCCATTGTTAATTTTAAGACTATATGGGAAAAATTATCAACTTCTAAAAGAAGCGATTATCTGATTGAGTACACAACTCTCTTTTTAACTGGTCTTGGGGTCAAACCTTTAACACCAGTTGAAAGTAAACGTTTCTTCTCGTTAATGGGAGAAAGAGTAGCAAAGTTTAGGAAAGACGATATTATTCGCTTCTATAACTCAAGAAGATTAAAGTTAAATTATATGAATCAATTTGTATTTGAGGAAGATCATATTTCTAATATTCTCGCATTCATGGCTTACTTAATTAAAGAAGAGATATCTTTGAGGCGAGAAAGAAGAGATGTTTATAAGAACTTAATGGATCAGAAAAATTTCTTTATAACTCATATACAAGGATGGGTTCCAGATTGGATTAATGATGTAATCAATGACCCTAGGGCTGATATTTTTAAAATTGTGTGTAGAGAATTGAAAAAGTGGATTGATTTCGAGAATTCTTACTTACTAGGTGGTGGTAAAAATTGA